DNA sequence from the Halogranum gelatinilyticum genome:
CGCTTGATGAATCAGTTTCCGACGCTGTCGTCGACCGTCATTTCCCGACGAAGAAAACACTCGAAGGCTGTCATTCCGTCCCGGCCACATGGGAGGAGAGAATCGAGGCACTCCTCCGGGTTGACGATACGGAACAGTTCTCAACCGAGATTGCCCGCTCATGGGGCGCGATCCTTGGCAGCCACCTCGACAGTCAAATGGTCGGTCAGGATACGTCACATCTCGTCTGTGACTCCGGTACTGCTCGGGCACTATTTATCGGTACTATCGAGACGATACTCCGCTCTGGCTCGAACGACGACGAGCTGTCAGCGACGCTCGATATGCTCTCCTCGCATCTCGAGGGCGTATACCTCCTGCCCTGCCGTCGCACCAGCGAGAACGGAGTAGTCGGTGACGACGCCGAAGAAACACACTCTGAGAGTGATGCGGCGGATAGTACCCTCCTCGTTCCCATCGAGGCACGATCGGGGCCAAATCCGAACGAGCGTGGGACGAGCCGCACACGGTCAGTCATCTGGGACGTCAACTCACCGGAACGAGACACCCAACCGCCTGAAGTACCGCGTGAGAAGTCGAGTTTCCGAGTCTACTTCTTGGATCGAGCAGTCGAACAGAACGAACGGGCCCGTCGCGTTCTTGACCTCGCTGGTCGACCGTGGGGAGTTCGTGTCTACGATGGCACGCCGAGCTACTTCCGCGAACTCCTGGATACATTCGCGATGGACGACTCGACGCGTGTGAAGGCGCTGGACTTCTACTTCCTCGCGAAGCAGATCAACAAACTCGGGAGCGAGTCGACGGACCTTCAGACAGACGAGGGGTCGTTTGTTCCGACTGAATACGTGAAATCCGCGGTTGCACGGTCAGAAGGTGACCAGCGGCAAAACCTTCGCCGACGCCTGAATCTCCGAAATAATCGACTCACCCTCCCGCGAGAGGGAGGCACCCATTCTATCCGAGAAACGATACTCGGCGACGATTGGCAGCGTATCCGGGCGCTAGCCCACGGAGAGGATGCGACTGAAGACTGGGACACATTCGATGGGAATGCAAGTGCGACATGGCCAGCGCCGACTGAAGAGGCGTGGGTTCCGATTGCCGGTGCGCTTGAGACTGACGACGCTCACGAGCGAATCGCGAAAACACTCTCGTTGTTCGGTGTCTCGGTGCTTCCCGATATCCGGACGGTGTGGATGTATGGGTCCGGGCATCCACGAACTCGAGGCGGCGCATCCTGGGATCCCGTCGAGTGGTCTTCAGGCGACTTTCTGGCGGGTGACGGCGTCCCGGAGAGTGCTGACGCACTCCAGCGTTCCTTAGAAGATGCAGGAAACGTCTATCAACAGTGGATCACGGCGCCGGGAAGACATCCACAAACAACTGCCGAGCACTCCAACAAATGTAACGTCAAGACAGATGGCGTCCTCAGAGACGTCTTCCTCGCAACGTGGATCTGGTTCGACGACCTCGACGCAGTTCAGCGGCTCGGCGAAGAGAATCTCCTCGAACTCCTCCACCGGTACGAAGGCAAGTTCACCAAGTCGATTCTTGAGACGGGATGGACCTGCTCGCATGGTCATCAGCGTGACGGCTACGGATGGTCGAAGTCTATCCCGACGCTCCTGAACTGGCAGCTTCGCCAACTGGCAGTCTGGGACGCGACCGTAACAACGAATCCAGAACTTCAAGACCCCTGGGGAGATGACGCTGCCCGATTTGCCTACACAGTCGTAAAGACAGGGTCGCGTGGGGCTAGAGCCTCTCGACTCTTCCCGCACATTGATCCGGATGACCTCGATCTCTCTGAAGAACTGCTCCGAAAGCTGGGAGTGAAACCAGTCGGTTCGTTCGATGCAACTGAAGCTGCATGGCATCTTCACCGGCTCCTCGAAGTCCTCGCTGTCGACGGCCCAAACGAGGAACCGGTCGCTCTCGATATCCCCGACGACCGGGATAATGATTGGAACGCAGCTTACACGGCGCTCCTGGAACCAATTCTGCGCCAGCTGCCTGCAGAGGACCCAGCAGCAGAAGATGTCGACTTGCCGTTCCTGTCCCACCTCCCGATTAAGCGTAGCGGTGAGTGGCAAGTCGCGTCGCTAGAGTGGCTGGCAAAGAACGCCGACAAGGGTCGCTACTACGAGGATCAGTCACCGAAGCCGTGGGAACGCCGTGCCGTCGAACAGGGCGGACACTGGCTCCTACCCCGAACTGCGTCAGGGCCGTTTACCCGGCTCACCAACGCTCTCGGGATTGCGCGAGTCGACGCGTCGAAACCAATATTCGATGCGGACGAGCTGACATTCACGGACGAGTCAGTCGCCGAATTCCGTTCGGCACTCCGTGATCGGATGGTGCTCCTCGTTGCATCACTCGAACAGCGGAGTGAGGATCGAATCCGCGAATTTGCAGATGATTTAGACGCCGCAATCGCGGAGCTTCGAGTGGCTGAACAGTTCCCCGAAGCCATCGACGATGATTTTGACGCCCCGAAATCGGGGCTCTACGCACCTCGAAACGGTGAAGAAGCCTTCGTGTTCAATTCAGCAGCCTTCGACGACGGACTCACCCTCGCCGGGCTCGCGAACGCTGTCTCGCTGCTAGCCGAACAACCGACGACAATCGCAACGTTTCGGGAGGCACTCGACGACGACGTCTCACCAGCAGAACTCACGAAGAGATGGCAACGTCGAACCTTTCCTGTCGACGACGTCGCACGAGTTCTGGGAACGAGACGGCGTCGAGACCTCCGTCAACAGCTTGAGGCCATTACCTCCTTGGTTGAACGCTTCGATGGCGCGGTCGCTCCGACAGTCGATGACGTTATTGAAGCAGTCGAGAGCGAGAACGACACCGCAGTACAAGACTTCAAGCGGGCCATGTGCAGCGACGAAGCCACTACCTTAGATAGAACGTCTCCCCAAGCAATATTTGTTCGCGACGTCCGGGAGAACCTTCCTTCCGAGATCGGATTTGTTCTCAATCGTCTCTTTGGTGAGGACCGGCGTCCGTGGCGAGAAATAATCTTGGAGTCTGAAAGTGGGCACGAATCAGTGTTAATTGACTGGCTAGCAAAGAACGCGAGAGCGCTTGATGCGACATCGTGTTTCCCACAGTCTGTTCCGTCCGCTTACGTCCGTGTACTCGCTGTCATGAACGTTTGGGATCGGACGGAGACGACAGATCTCCACGACATCGATGTGTGGCGGTCACGGCTTCGCACCTTGTCGACGGAGTCAAGCGTTAAGTGGACTGATCGGCTCCCAGACCGATTACAGAACGAAGGTGCAGACGGCGAGCTATTATTCTACTATTCCCCCGATGAACGGTTCCAGTCGCAGATCGTCAACCCATTCCTTGAGAAACTCTCGGGAGCAATCGCGAGCGAAACAGCGAATCTGGAGGCAATGCTTCGACGGTATATCCTCAAGGGAGAGCTACCAGAAGATGAGGCTACTGTCTCTGCTGCTGATCATCAGGATGGCGCACTTGCTGACCTCCAGTCGGCTGCAATGAGTGGACAGCAATTCTCAACTGAGAGCCTTCTTGACTCCGGGTTCGACGTGCAAACCGCCTCGACACGGACGACTGGTAGTGGCGGTGGTGGTGGTAGTACGCAGTATCGCGGTCGGGGCCAGCAAGGTGAGGCTGCGACTCTTGTCGCAATTCTGGATGATACTGCGTCGTGGCTTGACGACCAACCGGTCGGAATGATTCGAATGGTTCGCTCAAAGTTCCGTGCGCTTTACGACGATCAGCAGAACGGGGACCACGATTGGCATCTCGAGCGAGTTTGGAACCAGGAACTACTGCCGCTGCTGGCGGGAGGCGGGTTGACTCGTGACTCCATTGTCAATTGGCGCGACCACCTGGGTGATGGACGGCTCCGAGATCACCCGCTTGTCAGGCTCTGTAACGTCACACTCGAGCAGGGTCCTGGTTTCGACATAATCGACCCCTTTGGGCCCTTGTCAGGTCCTCGCCGAGAGTTCGACATTGACCAGTTCGTTCCTGTCGAAGTGAAGGCCGTTGGTGGACGTTCCCCGCCATTCCACTTCCGGCTAACAACCAACGAATACCGCCGGTGTAAGGCATTCCTCCGAAACGACCGCCCGTATGTGATTCGTCTTGTCTATGTTCCTGCTCCTGGAACGTCCAACTGGGCGTCGGAAACAAAATTTGTCTCCGAAATCGTTCTCGAAGATGTTTCGGATGCCGAGTCTCTGGTTCGAGGGAATCCCTTTGAGGAGGTTGTAAAAGGCGGATATATGAATATGAGTGTAGACCAGTGAATAGCCTCTAACAAGCAGTTTGGTAGAGGAAGCAGTCATGCCCCTGAATTCAGTGAATCACTGATTCACTGATCAGCGTCTTGCTTTGCGAGCTCGCGAATCTTCTCTTTCGTTTCTTCTCGGTACTCGCCAAAGGCCACCTCGAAGACGCCGCGGTAGAAGTGTTTGTTCTTCTCCAGCGTAACGTCCTCGCGTTTCAGCTGCTTCTTCAGGCGAGTAAATGTGATTTCGATGTCCTCACTCTGCTCCGGTTCGACGTATATCGTGGCTGAATCCCAATCCTCGCGGATATTCAGCGGCTCATCGTCTGTTTCTTCTGCTCCACTCGTCGACGATTCGTCGCTCGTCGTGGCTGCGGTTTCTTGGTTGTTTGACCGTTGTTCAGTGGCCGCTGTAGTATCGCCACCCTCCGCTTCTGGTTCTGACGACGTCTCCGAACCTCCGTCCTCGGCGCTAGCGTCTTCGTCTTTCCCTTCGTCTGAAGGATCCTCGAATCGCTCGTCCATTCCTCGGGGCATACTTACGCCTCCACCTGCGTCTTGTCGAACGCTCGTTCCATCGTCCGTGCAACTTCCAGGAAGAGGTCACGCTCTACTTGTTGATCGTTCGGATCCTCCCACTCGAAAATATCTCGTCCGTTGTCCCACGCGCGCTGAATCGCCACTCGCATTGGGAGCTTGAAAATCGGTGCCATCGACGCGAAAGACTCGTCGAAGGCGTTGAGGAATTTTTTCGACTGACCGTCGTCCCGGTACATATTCGCCAGGAGTCCGACGATCGCAATCTCAATCTGCTGGTTGTCTTCGATGGACTCCAGCTGGTCCCACAGGTCATCAAGTGCGTCCCGCGACGTTGCTTGGGTCTGTGCAGCCAGGAAGACGTTCTGGGCCGCAATGAACGCCGCGTCGGTCAGTACGGAGAGGTCTGGTGGGCAGTCGATTACGATGAAATCGTAGTTGTAGCCGTCGTCGACCATCTCTTCGAGAGCGAGTTTCAGCGAGAGGCGAGCGTTCGCATCATCCATCCAATCTCGAGCAAGGCCCATGTCCTTGTGACTGGGAATCAGGTCGAAGTTCAGATGGTCGTATTCGTCGGCCTCGATCACGATCTCTGAAAGACTCGTATCGTGCGTGCGCGGATTGTCGACGAGTACGTCGAGCAGGTTCGCGTCATCGGTAACAAGTGTATTGGGGAGTTCGTTCTTCGGGCTGGAAGGATCGTTGTCGTCGCCAGGCCCCAGACCGAGGCCTTTCGTCATGTCGGCCTGTGGGTCCATATCGATTGCAAGAACATCGTGGCCGCGAGTTGCCAGCGCCGCTGCGCTGTTGATCGTTGCCGTTGTCTTTCCAGTCCCGCCTTTCTGGTTCCCGAAGGCAATCGTCGGGATACCGGTCGATGGTGTGACGCCCCATCCACGAGGTGTCTCGGTCATAGTTCGATCATTGAATCAATGACTCATAAATCCATGTCAGACACTCAGTCGTATCTCTCTTAACCTGGTTCTGCCGAATACGGGCGACAGAATAGCTGTAGAGTGCAATTCCTCGTTCTCTGTTCTCTATCACTGAATCATTGATTCTTGTATTCAATGATTCACAACATCCAGATTTCTTTGATTCATTGATTTATTGCGCGGGTTACGGTCCCTGAATCCGCAATTCAAGTTCTCAGACTCTCACTGATTCACTGATTCAATGATTCCATTACTCTTTGATTTCTTGACTCCCATATCTTTGTGTCGCCGTTGACTCTCTGAATCATGCAATCTCTGACTCACGACTTCCAGTACTCACTACTTCCTTGATTCTGTGATTCAATGATTCAAAGGATCAATTGTCAATCAAGGAGTGACCACGGAAAGGGTGGTAGATGATGCTACGTTCTCTCTCCGAAGGCTTCGTCCAGTTGTTCTCGCATGAACTCGCGCCGGACTCGACGGGAACGCGAGTCAGAGAGGTAATTCTGCATCACCACCCGAGGATCGCTACTCCCCTGCTCTGCAGCGATTTCGTCGACGCCTTCAAGTACACCTTCGAGTACTGCGGTATAGGTGTCGTACCAGAACCGACGACAGAGCTGCGGACTCGGTCGCTCTCCAGCGATTCGCTCCGGGAGACCTGCTTTCGATGCAAGCTTCTGGAACCAATTACGAATCGTATCCCGGGTCACGTACGGCGTTTCTCCTTGTGAGGACGGGAACAGGTATCCAGTCCACTCCTCGTCTTCCGCTAGTTCGTCGATCCGGGAGTCGAACACGTCCATCCCGTAGAGGAGAGACACCTCACCGGGCCCGTTCTTACGGCTACCGAACGTGATGAAGGGGACGTCGTCTTCGGGAACATCACGGTGGAACTGCGAGACGTGGAGTGCTGCGACCTCACTCGCTCGTAGTCCCCAGCCAGCTAACGCCACGATGAGCAGTTGTTCTCGCGTCGTGTCCGCCGCCTGCATCAGCTCCCGGATATGACTTGCCGAAAGGGACGGTGTCGGGGAATCTTCGACTTCCCACTTGAATTCGTCGTAGAGGCCGCTTGCAGGGTTCATCGAGGCAACCCGCCGACCGACCAGATGCTGATACCACGCGTCGACGACGCGCCGCACACGCTGGAGCGTCTGGGCACTGTACTCTCGTTCTGTTCCCTCGTTCAACCAGTCGAATGCCGCATAGACCGCGTCAACGGCTTCGTAGGCTGGATTCTCTTGGTCTCGTTGAATCGGTGTGAGGAGGTCGTCTGTACCGTTTGCCTCTCGGTAAGCACGGACGTAGAGATTCAGTCGCGTTCGGAGGGCGTCGACGGACGACGTCGCAAGACTGTATCGTGATTTCCGTCGGTTGAGGAACTGTTCGAGGGCGTCGATTGTCGCATCGTCCGTTGTTGCCCATGAGTAGCCTTCTTCACCGTCACCAAGCCCGAGGTCCTCGGCCCAGAACTCACCGAACGAACGGCCGTGATGGCGACGGAGAGCCGCGAGGAATGACCGGGCATCGTGATCTCGAAACCATTGATGGGTGGGTTTCTCTCTCGACGGGTCGATATCCTCTGCTTCGAGGCAGGGGGCGATCTCGTCCCAGTACAGCTCCGTGAAGTCCTCGAGCGAACACGAGGTCCATCGGACACTCTCGAATGATGGCACCTGCTCAGCGTCGGTCTCGCCCTCCTGTTCGACATCAGACCGACTCATGATAGTGTTCTCTGCAGGCTTCGAACGGTTGCAACTGGGTTTCTGCAGAAATTGGCTAGAAGCCCAATCGCGCTGCGGTATGGCGATTCTAAGAGTGGCATATTCGGGTTACTCAGCGTTTTAGTCGGATTCCTTATCAGTTTGTGGGTTCGGCTGACCGGGAGAGTCTGCTAAACCCACGACTAAACCCACGGGAAAATGCGCCAAGCGAATAAACTGTATGTTGCGATATGGACTTCTCGGGAGGATTGAGATTGAGATTACAATATGTCATTCTCTCCGATAGACATTTGACCACGGCAATTATTGGATTACAAAATATGGTGGATGTCGAGTCTGTTGCCGTATTCAGTTGCGAAATGGGTGAGGAAATCGAAAATCCGACCCCAGATCTTGTTGGTACACTTGACGGGGACGATTTAGTCACTGATGCTGGTGCAGAAGCCGAGCGTATTGTCGCAAGTATGCTGCGGGACACGCTAGGGCGACGTTACAATAGTGACGACACGAAGAACGCCCGAAATCACATCTTCACCGATGCCGCTCGCAGTGCATCGGTAAATCTTGAGGGGGAGGGCCGTACGACTGTGGAATTACTGGAAAAAGTTCGGGACGGGAGTGATATCGAAAGCGCTGGAGAGTCTCTTTCTCAGCTCTATCTTAATGAAGCACGCTCTGTCTCTGACCTTCTCATCTACACTCAATTTAGCGAGTACGACGAAACATTCGCAGCGATTCTGAAAACTCCCTATCTGGAAGGCGCTCACGAAATCGACCTCGACCACGAAGATACAGAAGCAGTCTTCACCGAGAACGAGCGCGTTATTCAAGAAGAGACCGACAAGAGCGTCGTCTATCCCAAGTACGACAAATTTGAGGAGGTAATCGACGAAGATAGTGCACAGCTGTATCAGGAAGGAGGAGCACAACACTACGCCAAGTATTGGTACGGCTTCCTGAATCTCAAAGCAGCGCCGCACCCGGACGAACTAGTTGAATCCGCAATCAAGCAACGTGCCAGCGAAAGTGAAACCTCGGCAGCTTTCTCCACGTATCAGGACTTCACTGATGGGGGTCCAATCACGCTGGATGATGAGGACGGAACAGAGGTAAACGTCGATCAGGGGGACGTTAGTGTTCGAATTGCAGGGAAATCGATTCGTGTGTCAATAAGCGAATTGCGTGACAGTGATAACGTCCAACTCGCACGAGACGGTGATCAGTTTTATCTGCTACTTTCTGATCTACAGCCGGAACTCACAGTCGGAAGTGGGAATGGAAAGCGCTCGTTGGTCGACGACCTGTCTAATGTTCCTGACATCCGAGACCTGTTCTAGCCTATTCAAATGACGCCTCGTGAGTTCATTCAAAGGATAGTCGCAGTTTCGAGTACCGGATCAGTCAATGATGAAGCCCTCTCTAATCTCTCGATCGATACTGAGGCCAGCTCTCTGTCCGAGGACACATTCAAAAATCTATTCGAGGCTTGGGATTCGTTTCCTGCGTATTTTAGCGGCTTTCGCTTGATAGCTGATGATCAGCGATTGTTCGAATTGTCTGGGAGAGAACTCAGCGTAAACGACGAAGGTCTACAGGCGCTCGCTGACCGCGATCTGGACCCTGCCGTCGATGTCGATTATTATCGTGATGGGTTCGACCGGTACTATCCAGATGAGATTCGGAACGCTGCTGGCTTGATTTATGAATTTGCATCAAAACTCAACGATGCGAGTACCCGCGTCACTATCGAGATAGGCCTTCAAAAGCGGACGATTGCCTCCGACCTTCTCGGCGATGAGTTAACTTCTGATTTTGATTTGAACCCTCTCCTCTGGTGGACGCCATCAGATTTCTTCGAATGGATCGGAAGTCACAGCCCACATGAGGTTGCAGCTGAGCTCTTCGAATACGAATCCTTCCCTGTGTTTCTCTTTCTTCAGAATGCTCCAGATGAGATCTTCCCCGTTCCAATGTGGACTGCGAGTAGCGTTGAAACACTCCCAAAGGAGGAAGTCGAGGAGGCTGCCGACCAATACTTTGACTCGATGTCTGCTTCCCGAAAATTCACTCACTGGCGTGGAGACCTTTCACCAATCCACCCTTCGGTAGTTGAGGGCCTCTGGGAAACCTGCGACAATGAACAAGTCTCTCCTCTCTATGCATACTCTCTCTTAGGAGTTCTCTCCGCAGCTGTTGACCGCGACGGTCAGACGATGCAGTTCCTATTCTCTAGTGAACCTGAATTCAACCCCCGGATTGACTTGTCCGAGCAATGTGCAGAGTGGGGCAGGAATGGAATCTGCGCGATTAGAGACCTTCATCAATCGTTTGAAGCTGAAGAGAAAAAAGACGCATTTCGGGATCTCTGGCAGTTGGCGATAACCGAACACTGTCGAGGTACGGAGCGTGGCATCGAGATGCTCCCAGAGGTCATTGAGGACGTTAAATCGAGTTACCAGGATCTCCAGGTATCTGCTGTCGAAGAAAATTTCGAAGCTCTAAGTGATGTACTTGAAGACACGCAGACTTTGATGGCTGGATTGACTGAGAGGCTTTCGTCGGCAGCCAATGAAACTTCTCAAGATATCCAACGATTGACGTTCACACTCCTTGGTGCAATCGTCGCGAACATCTTCTTGGTACTTCGATGGAGCGACCGAGATCTGGTGCCCCCGTTTTCGATTTTTGTTCTTATTGTGATTGTTGGGTTCTACCTCCCTCTCATTCAGGGGAGAATTGAGGACCTGAACGACACAATCACAGAGGTGAAGAACGACTACGAATTCTACGAGAAGCACATCCGCCGGTTCAACAAGGATCTATTCCGGTTTGGTGATCTGGAAGAGCGGAAATCAGCATACGTGGGGTTAGCTGAAACGCAGCGGCAGCGGGCACAAACCCAGCTTCGAAGAGTCTTCTACGCTCTACTCACCGTCTGGTGTGGATTGGCAATCTGGTCTGGGTTCGCATTTTCGTTCGGACAACCGCAGTCACTTGCGTTAGCGGTCTCTGGTGTCGTGCTCGCAATCCTTTCTTTCGCTCCCACTGATGGACCGTTCGGCCACAGCGGCTACGAGTATTTTAGCAGAGCAGCGGCGATAGTCACTCTCGTCATCATCGGCCTTTCATTCGTTTATCCTCTCCTTCCGCTGTTTATCGGAATGATCCTGAATTTCTGATTAGGCTGCACCGACGACACATTTTTGAAACTCACCTGAGTCCGATAGTCCGTGTCAATTACACGAGCGAAGTCTATTGATTCTCTCTACGAGGAATGCAAGGATTTCGACCTTGTGCTCGTGCCGGACGCGCCGATGGCAAGCGCCCTGAACCGGCGTCTCGACCAACCCCACTTCGGGCCGTTCGCGATTACCCCACGGCGCCTGGCGGCTCGACGCCGAGAACAGGCTGAGGATCGACTCGCGTTTCTCGAAATCATCGAGACGACGGATCTCAACTGGAAGGAGACGTCCTATGCGGTCGGGAACATCCTCCAATGCTGGGAGTACCAAGGGACGGCTGAGGCTGTTCTCGACTACGAACAGTTCGCGACGACGGCAACGCACACCGCTGTCGACTGCATCGCCGATATGGACACGACGTCCAAGCGCCTCACCGAGTACAGCATCGACGCCGACACGTCGGTCGCCGTCGTCGGACTCAAGCAGCTCACCGAACTCGAACGCTCGATCCTTCCTCCAGACTACGAGACGGTCGACCCGTTCACCGAAGAGTCGTTCGACCATCCACCGTTCCGAATTCTCTATTCGCCGGCCGCAATCGTCGACGTTGTCCTCGACACGGTCACCCCCGAAAACGCCGGAGACGTGGCTGTCGTCCTCGATGCAGCCAGTCAATATTCCTCACTCATTGAGTCGGCGCTGGAAGCCGCAGATATTCCATACTACGGTGGTCCAGGGTTCACCGACGATGCACGTCACCGAGCATTCCTGCAGCTGCTTCGAAGTGCGCACGCTGGCCGAGATACGCGGGTTGGCGACGTTCGACCACTCCTCACCCAGCTCGGGATGTCAATCGATATCGAACACGACGAGAAGCGTCTCTTCGACCTCGACCGCCCGGAAGTGGACTGGCTCCTCGAGTTCCGTGACGAGATTCGCACCAGCACGTTCGAGGAAGCCATCGACGTATACGAGGACGTCACAGACACCACCATCGACGCATTCAGAGAGGAACTCGCGACCCTCGGTATCCTCGACGACCCCGTCACCGAATCGGCAGTCGACCGGCTCGAATTCTATCTACAGTCCTACGAAGTCCCTGTGGACCGCGAAAACGAAGGTGTCCTGCTGGCCGATGCGAAATCGGCCGCGCACGTCGACCGCGCCGTGGTGTTCTATCTCGGCCTCGACGAAGGGTGGACGCATTCGTCGCCTCGTCGACCGTGGGTCAACCGGGATCAAGAGTTCGAGCGGAACATCCGACAGTTCCAACTCCTGCTCCAGAACGGAGTCGACCAGTACTACCTCGTGCAGGACACCGCCGGTGGGACGCCGGTCACCCCGTGTCTGTACTTCGAAGAGCTGTTCGAGGAAGAGTTCGACCGATTCAGTGACTTGGACTCACTGCAACACTCACGAGCATTTCGACCAACGCAGGACGGGTTCGAAAGAGAACCACTCGACGTCCTTCCTGAGGAGGTCACCGCACTGAGCCAGTCGAGCCTGAACACCTACGTCAACTCCCCCCGCGATTACTTCTTCAGCCGAGTCGTCGACAACCCGGACAAAGAGCACTTTAGGGAAGGGAACCTGTTCCACGACTTCGCAGAGTTCTACGTCTCACATCCGGACGTCATCACGACGGACACGCTCGACGAGGTCGCAGCAGTCATTCTCGACGAGGTTGACCCGTTCCTCCGCGGCGTCGACCGGGAGGTCCGACTCACGAAATACCGCGTCGGGCTCCAGACCATCGTCGAGTTCCTCGATGCAAACCCGCCTCAGGGTGATGGTCTGGCGACGCCTGATAGTGGCTGGGGAGAGAACTTCTTCGCTGAGTATTACGACCGCCCTATCGACGCGTCGCACACTGAACGCCGGTTCGAGAACACTAACCTCGGGTTGAAGGGAAAGATCGACCTCGTTCACAGCCCTGCCCGACTCCTCGACTACAAGAGCGGCGCAAAGAAGTCGGCATACTCCGTCGTCAAGCACTCGGCGCTCGACCCACCGAGCGACAAACCGAATTTCCAGGCATTGCTGTATCTCGCTCACCAGCGCACTGAGCGCCCGGATGAGGAACTTCGATTCACGTTCTTCCACTTCCTCGAAACGCTCGACGATGTGGTGACTGGGGATGGGTCTCTCGAGGACTGCCTC
Encoded proteins:
- a CDS encoding sacsin N-terminal ATP-binding-like domain-containing protein — encoded protein: MASQSTVATHLSEEELFQRWTDRWDHFLDDFSATSSSSTISELLRDKVKSGNAERAIAGGHEGREILELLQNARDAIPSDTDGGRVYVGVYDEGVLVANTGRPFDLFDPDVEDAVTMIGESSKGNSDQEIGHKGVGLKSILATGDAFEIWTRHESATNETLRTRLSRSYVTAALLSSLGYDTSGFELRGAVSNEAIQSLTTASDADQRTEELTQDTREDIGKLPLFDFPVPLTTASGADDPVADRASALLTGDVDEWYGDPFRTAVFVEYEDTEWRDLLEEFDIPLPESSDRGSDGRAERLWSYLSKEADGERATSETLTAETLIQFGGIESLLLERVDGTEQPSRERWDVNRTPGPLDSETVRHETVTVAVEGTDTSFADEQFDQFGFADADASTQLLVPQTRTERERPQEYPLYLYYPIENTRDVSLPFCLHGHFTVETNRKDLSLNSLDENQAVLERGVELVARVAEAAGRSNFGDRYPWILLPPPPKSYPDDPSSQASLLTWFRAAVYEELRERPCVPTVSDEDGISTPVVPGESLLHWDGTVRDGFLALFDVTDSLDESVSDAVVDRHFPTKKTLEGCHSVPATWEERIEALLRVDDTEQFSTEIARSWGAILGSHLDSQMVGQDTSHLVCDSGTARALFIGTIETILRSGSNDDELSATLDMLSSHLEGVYLLPCRRTSENGVVGDDAEETHSESDAADSTLLVPIEARSGPNPNERGTSRTRSVIWDVNSPERDTQPPEVPREKSSFRVYFLDRAVEQNERARRVLDLAGRPWGVRVYDGTPSYFRELLDTFAMDDSTRVKALDFYFLAKQINKLGSESTDLQTDEGSFVPTEYVKSAVARSEGDQRQNLRRRLNLRNNRLTLPREGGTHSIRETILGDDWQRIRALAHGEDATEDWDTFDGNASATWPAPTEEAWVPIAGALETDDAHERIAKTLSLFGVSVLPDIRTVWMYGSGHPRTRGGASWDPVEWSSGDFLAGDGVPESADALQRSLEDAGNVYQQWITAPGRHPQTTAEHSNKCNVKTDGVLRDVFLATWIWFDDLDAVQRLGEENLLELLHRYEGKFTKSILETGWTCSHGHQRDGYGWSKSIPTLLNWQLRQLAVWDATVTTNPELQDPWGDDAARFAYTVVKTGSRGARASRLFPHIDPDDLDLSEELLRKLGVKPVGSFDATEAAWHLHRLLEVLAVDGPNEEPVALDIPDDRDNDWNAAYTALLEPILRQLPAEDPAAEDVDLPFLSHLPIKRSGEWQVASLEWLAKNADKGRYYEDQSPKPWERRAVEQGGHWLLPRTASGPFTRLTNALGIARVDASKPIFDADELTFTDESVAEFRSALRDRMVLLVASLEQRSEDRIREFADDLDAAIAELRVAEQFPEAIDDDFDAPKSGLYAPRNGEEAFVFNSAAFDDGLTLAGLANAVSLLAEQPTTIATFREALDDDVSPAELTKRWQRRTFPVDDVARVLGTRRRRDLRQQLEAITSLVERFDGAVAPTVDDVIEAVESENDTAVQDFKRAMCSDEATTLDRTSPQAIFVRDVRENLPSEIGFVLNRLFGEDRRPWREIILESESGHESVLIDWLAKNARALDATSCFPQSVPSAYVRVLAVMNVWDRTETTDLHDIDVWRSRLRTLSTESSVKWTDRLPDRLQNEGADGELLFYYSPDERFQSQIVNPFLEKLSGAIASETANLEAMLRRYILKGELPEDEATVSAADHQDGALADLQSAAMSGQQFSTESLLDSGFDVQTASTRTTGSGGGGGSTQYRGRGQQGEAATLVAILDDTASWLDDQPVGMIRMVRSKFRALYDDQQNGDHDWHLERVWNQELLPLLAGGGLTRDSIVNWRDHLGDGRLRDHPLVRLCNVTLEQGPGFDIIDPFGPLSGPRREFDIDQFVPVEVKAVGGRSPPFHFRLTTNEYRRCKAFLRNDRPYVIRLVYVPAPGTSNWASETKFVSEIVLEDVSDAESLVRGNPFEEVVKGGYMNMSVDQ
- a CDS encoding ParA family protein yields the protein MTETPRGWGVTPSTGIPTIAFGNQKGGTGKTTATINSAAALATRGHDVLAIDMDPQADMTKGLGLGPGDDNDPSSPKNELPNTLVTDDANLLDVLVDNPRTHDTSLSEIVIEADEYDHLNFDLIPSHKDMGLARDWMDDANARLSLKLALEEMVDDGYNYDFIVIDCPPDLSVLTDAAFIAAQNVFLAAQTQATSRDALDDLWDQLESIEDNQQIEIAIVGLLANMYRDDGQSKKFLNAFDESFASMAPIFKLPMRVAIQRAWDNGRDIFEWEDPNDQQVERDLFLEVARTMERAFDKTQVEA
- a CDS encoding tyrosine-type recombinase/integrase — its product is MSRSDVEQEGETDAEQVPSFESVRWTSCSLEDFTELYWDEIAPCLEAEDIDPSREKPTHQWFRDHDARSFLAALRRHHGRSFGEFWAEDLGLGDGEEGYSWATTDDATIDALEQFLNRRKSRYSLATSSVDALRTRLNLYVRAYREANGTDDLLTPIQRDQENPAYEAVDAVYAAFDWLNEGTEREYSAQTLQRVRRVVDAWYQHLVGRRVASMNPASGLYDEFKWEVEDSPTPSLSASHIRELMQAADTTREQLLIVALAGWGLRASEVAALHVSQFHRDVPEDDVPFITFGSRKNGPGEVSLLYGMDVFDSRIDELAEDEEWTGYLFPSSQGETPYVTRDTIRNWFQKLASKAGLPERIAGERPSPQLCRRFWYDTYTAVLEGVLEGVDEIAAEQGSSDPRVVMQNYLSDSRSRRVRREFMREQLDEAFGERT